Genomic segment of Benincasa hispida cultivar B227 chromosome 1, ASM972705v1, whole genome shotgun sequence:
taattcaaaatcagcTTTGAACCTCCACTAGACCGCCCGACTCAACCTGAACCAACCCCAAACCATCCGAAACGGACCTACAAGGCATCAAAATGTCTGAATCTAAGACAGGGTTGAACCAGACCTCATCGACCTGAACCGAACGAACTAAAGCGTTAGACCGCTGCTGCTCGCGCTTGTATATGTTCTAGGCTGTTGAAGATTAGCATTGTGACGCTGCGAGGCAAAAGCTTCAATTTTCCAATTCTGCTGCTAAGCTTGCTTCCAATCTTCtttaattacaacctaattgcaactctattgactctaacaaatttacagactcttaatcacacattaaggcccttAAACAAAGAGTCAATTATAACTTTTGCAACAGAATTGAAGAGAAATTTAatgctaaaactaaaaaatatccATATCAACTTTcatttcatacaacttatgaaaacaCCCACCATGcttaaattaatgtaaattgaatgcttaaatcatgctctgatactagTTGATAGAGTTGACATTCAATAAGTGGAAGCAATCAGGAtctttaagcactctaattacattaatttagcAAACAAGCATGCATgtacaaaatacaaaaataggGTTTCATAAATTAACTTTGTAGAACCTATTCAATTCAGCAATTCCTTAGCTTGTTTTCCCTCCAATAGTTtatagaccaccacttgatcttccctactatcctctagatccttagattggattggatGGTGGAATCCAAAATGAGattgaattaaagaaattttggAGAGATTTTCTACTTTTTGAGTTCTTGAGAGATGAAGAACATTTCTTCATCAAATCAATTTTGCATGAATTTCATTTTCTCAACAAATTCATTCTTTTGTATAGTAACAATATGCACTTTAATTTAATGAGAAATTCACACCAAGACTTTAGGCACAAAGTGGAATTGGTGGTGGATTTGTGAAGGGAAGGAACTGGGttccattttcaattaaattgaattttttttgtaatttgaaatcaaatttaaaaaataattttataaaatattaattcaatggctatatttaaataagattaattataataattaattttaaacaattttaattaattaaaataatttaatatcaaatataaaattattaaactaCGAATTCCtaaaacatgaatccctattcatgtaaaatattcaaatcgtatttaaatatttttcgaCTCTCCAAGttcgtttaattcaataattaaacatttaattatataacatataattaataatttccgTAATTCAagtttgaacgtttcaaattttctcatcacactattctaaggatTAGTTCGTTtatgagctaatagggggaTCTACTGGACCTAccgatcatgagctccaatgattcgagattaattagttaaacccttttaaccgaattaaccaacattcattaactactgggtcactctactaaaacTCAGTAGTTGTATTCtctaaatatatttctatccatctgatttaaccatgatcagtaagtcaatccttcacaggttatttgtATTCACAActtggtcaaaattatcgttttacccttgtaatacatcttgctccttaagtctccactgatccactaatgaacaattggtttatagtcctaCCAAAAAATCGAGTCCCTCCCAGTCATAGAGAGAACGGAACCTCTTGTTCAAAACTGGGAGTTAGTACTTAAAGAAACAACCTATCTaatatccctaaaagcgggtagagtgaaatccatcttgcaggactatgtcctgaactatctacccggtcttatccctaaaatgggagacttattgagcaacgatgttgagccactctcaccattgcagattaaaagataatcccgaataaacaagagttcattgTTAGCTcgagattgagatcgagttaccttaggtcatcaagtTGAaatgtcagttttaacagtaaacggtgttataaagaaaagtgtctatttcatggtccagtctcatacaaacatcttttgcatgtctccacattaaCGATTTCGGGATTACTTCGtctatatcaaatacaaagcggGCAGCATCCATAATGTctctaggataaggtacccaaccttaatccttatacttatagactgttttagctatatactcaaacttgatcctcttttatatctctatataaagttaaagtattcatgttatagctaGGTGTTTGTCAGTTTATTGTATTAGGCTATTACAAGTGCACTTTATATGTTCAATAACAacattattgaataaatctcaataacaactttattgcaaatagaatatgtttaaagatTACAAACAGCGAGTTTGGGGACAAACAAACTAACatattcaattataaaaaataaaaaataaaaaataaataaaaaaatcatgacaATAAAAAAACAGAGCAATAacaggaaaaagaagaaaaaaaaatgataataatgaaattcatagacaaaaattatgaataaatacaaatttatgcaaaaactctaaaaataaatatgatgatCACACATGCAATgtcaagataattttttttttttttttttttataatcatgACAAATCTCATCAAATACAAATTTTTAGATCATCTATACAAAAATCTAGAAAGAATCTAAATTATGTAAACTTTATGAACTTCAAACACTCTTCAACCAAATTAAGCATTCAAACCATAACACATACACTACAAACCCATGACCCACCTGTTATAAACCTTCcttcaatcttgaatttttttttttcagatcaacaattgcataagttaagatcaaatcattaacatttaaaatgataatcaaGGATTTAATCCACTAAACTATGATCGAATTGTCTTATATCTTTATTTCCAACCTACATAGAATCAATTCAACTAGGCCCACTagctataataataataataataggagACAACAAAAAAACCATATGATATGTGTGATTTTGTATGTGCAAAACTACATAACTAATCAACTTATGTTTTTTCTATTATACACCACACACTTCACTAGACCCACTCAAGATCTCGCACAATCCCAAATCCTCCATTTTTTCCATGTTACAAATCTCTCCAAgttgtttttttcttaaaacaataaaataaaataaacaaattacttataaaaaaaatgaaatgaaaaaaaaaaaagaaaaagaaaaaggaagcaTCCTAGTTAGTTTCTTCTGTAACTCAAAATCTCTCTGCCCCCTTTTGTCTTTTTCCTTCTCAATCTTTCTTCAGCCATGGCTGAACCACTGACACTCTTCACAATAATccttaattaattcttcaaaattttcaactccatcttcgaaattgcCTCTCACTTTCCCGTTTCCATCCATTTATATACATTCATCACTTCCACTCTTTTCACTCACTTCAATTTCCatgcaatttttattttatttgattttgtgCTCTGTTTTTCTCAATTCCTCTGTTCTTCAAGCTGCTTCAATGGCGGCTACTCTGTCGTTTCCCCCTTTTCCTTTGGATCGACAAGGATCCACCAGAATGCTCAAGGATTTTCTTCAGGAAACCAATGCAAATGGAATCACATCTTCTAAATTCAAACCGGCGTCGTTTAAAGCTCTGGCTATCCATGCCGTCGTCGCCGCCGTGAAGAGGATCTCGTTTCCGTCTATGAAATCGCCAAAGATTTTCCCTCGAAGTCTTTCGCGGAGGCTGTTGCGGAAAACAGAGAGAAATGAGAGAGAAATCGGAGGCGATTTCGTTGTTAAGATTAAGGACATCATTCGGTGGAAATCGTTTAGGGATTTGGTCGACGAGACAGCGGCGGCTCCATCGCTTGATTTCGCCGATTCGCCGGATCGTTACACGGCCGCCGCTACGACtacgacgacgacgacgacaACTGGCAGTTATAGTTCGAGCTGGTGCGAGAGCGATTTCATGGCGGAGGATTTGCCGTCGCCGTCGTGGAGAGATTGGTCCGAGGACGGTGGCGACGGCGCAGTAGGAAAAATGCATTTCCCATGTGTCGGTGAGGATTCGATGGAAACGACAGTGGCTTTCGCAGAAAACGACAAAAAGGTGAGCAATAATTCAGTACTTCGCACCTTTGGTGGGATTTGTCGTTGTCTAATTTTGCATCACTATTTGCCACCCTAGGATCCGTTTTACATGGTTGAGATTTATAAGAGTGATTGTGAACCGTTGGATCAAATCGGATCTCTTATAACAAAACTAGATTCGTCCATGAAGTACAAAATGGCACTGAGATTAGATATTTACAAATTGGgggttttttaaataataataataaaaaattatattactttcatatatatacatatatttttaattaaacttagtatatatgtatattaataTAACTGATCAACTTGTCAAAAATGGTCAAaagaatattttatatttgactTATTTTCTCGatttttatctttagattttttttttttttttttacctttaaaaagacaaaaaaaacttaaaatgaatattaaactcatttttaaaGCTTCAATTGCCCTTTAGTATTTATTTTATGAACTAAGATAAATGTAATGTAAAatgtttgttatttttatgtaccatttttattaaataattagatATGTAATTTACAAGTCTCATCtggtaattatttggtttttaaaattgtatttatttttttacgaTTTTTCATTTATTGCATTCATATTTCTCACGTAGACGTTAAAGTTATAAgccaatttccaaaaaaaaaaaaattaaaatatatatatttttttttaactttttcaagttttgctcatgattttgaaaacatagaAAACACCGTGTGGATGTGATGTTTAtagtcttaatttttaaaaaaaaaaaattcaaatgccTCCGATCTCAAAATCATATTTCATTTCCAATCCTCAAAATGTGTATGATTTAGGACCAATATTTTGTGAGATAAAAATTAACAACTTAAAATCGAATTTACAGGTAAATATAAATGCATTATCAAGACGAGACGAtaataaagaacaaaatgtaCTGGACAAAAGTACAAAATGGGTATTAGAAGACGTCGAGGAAGCAATTTCATTACCAAAAAATGGTAGATTGACACAAAGTTATGGTATGGATAGGCTGCTTTTAGAATTTATTCGACGAGAACTCGCATACGTTCGAGATGACGATGAACGAGTGAGAAACGATGACAAAATTAGGAGAAAGAAAGGcaaagaagaggaagatgggCAAGATTGGTTTTTGTCTCACAAGGGGAAGGAAACTTATATGAGAGAAATGGAGAGGGAAGGAAAATGGGAGGTGTTTGGTGTTGAGGAGAAAATTGAATTAGGGTTACAATTTGAAGGGGAGATTTTGGGATGTTTGGTTGATGAAATTCTACTTGATACTCTCCAATTATGAAtacaaaatttttcttttatttttttggattacTTCAAAATGCAAAATTCAAATATGTTGCTAGAAAAGTTACTTTattagtttcattttttttttttattctttctaaaattaagcTGCCTTATTAATgatctctttttccttttttctttttttagaaaaaaacaacataatcttcaaataaataaataaggatATTCGCAaccttaattattttttcccaacaattttttaattgtttcaagctttactatatgatttttttaatagaagCTTTACTATATGAATTTAAATAATGGAATAGTGGTAATTAATGTGTTGGCTCATTTGATGTTGAGgctaatgaaatttcatttgaGGTTTTTGATAAAATTCAATGTTCATATctataaatatagtttaaattttTCACTATTGAtgtctctctttctctctctctctatgtATGGGAAATGGCTGTCAATTTTAGAATAGTATTTTGCATGCGTGCCTTTCTCATCTATGATTTCGTAAATATGGCAAAACTTTTAAatgtaaattttcatttactaTTTATTCCAAACTTGCCTTCATATTGCTTGCTTTGCTTTCTTCTCTATGTCCAAATCGATGCTTG
This window contains:
- the LOC120072365 gene encoding uncharacterized protein LOC120072365 — protein: MQFLFYLILCSVFLNSSVLQAASMAATLSFPPFPLDRQGSTRMLKDFLQETNANGITSSKFKPASFKALAIHAVVAAVKRISFPSMKSPKIFPRSLSRRLLRKTERNEREIGGDFVVKIKDIIRWKSFRDLVDETAAAPSLDFADSPDRYTAAATTTTTTTTTGSYSSSWCESDFMAEDLPSPSWRDWSEDGGDGAVGKMHFPCVGEDSMETTVAFAENDKKVNINALSRRDDNKEQNVLDKSTKWVLEDVEEAISLPKNGRLTQSYGMDRLLLEFIRRELAYVRDDDERVRNDDKIRRKKGKEEEDGQDWFLSHKGKETYMREMEREGKWEVFGVEEKIELGLQFEGEILGCLVDEILLDTLQL